From the genome of Malus sylvestris chromosome 6, drMalSylv7.2, whole genome shotgun sequence, one region includes:
- the LOC126626826 gene encoding homeobox protein BEL1 homolog, which produces MAGELLSSKANKSRNNMASSSVGGFCYSDDVSSSNPTTTHFTTNQIQDFGSNPAEIFNLTTGMEMIGFPKQQSDTSSPAASSIWNKAGFFGKQQQQPDFTTGISETSTDHHHQNNLMVGGSAHHHHHHQQSNGWPENNNNNRFMVDDSSLRCVFPCEGNERPSQGLSLSLSSNNPSSIGLQSFELRQTNHHQPHQQNHQDDGEDDHMRFMQDGFLGKAASHASASGASSLHHEGLFQLRNSKYLGPAQQLLNEFCSLGTKLTTADTQKQKPHKNKQWGEQEDNGSTSSSRNKQQSNIYSLEFVELQKRKNRLLSMLEEVERRYKNYCDQMKAVVSSFEAVAGAGAATVYSALAAKAMSRHFRSLKDGIVSQIQVTRKAMGEKDPVSPGATRGETPRLRILDQTLRQQRAFQQMNMMESHPWRPQRGLPERSVSVLRAWLFEHFLHPYPSDVDKHILARQTGLSRSQVSNWFINARVRLWKPMVEEMYMEETKERENNNSITSSDGIATDPSPHQSRPEDEKPTHDQLVRIDSECLSSIITNPEKNQYSRSSKSTILSHRMHPQQSFGRVNESFGTMELDFSSYNHHQQHSGGTVSYANDQHHNPNQGFNGGGGVSLTLGLQQHDGNGVSLAFSPASQSSLFYPRDHAEECQPVQYSLLDGEGQNNLPYRNLMGAQLLHDLAG; this is translated from the exons ATGGCAGGAGAACTGCTGAGTAGTAAAGCTAACAAGTCAAGGAACAACATGGCTTCTTCCTCAGTTGGTGGGTTCTGCTACTCTGATGATGTCTCATCCAGCAATCCTACAACCACCCACTTCACCACCAATCAGATCCAAGACTTCGGGTCAAACCCTGCTGAGATCTTCAACCTCACCACTGGCATGGAGATGATAGGTTTTCCCAAGCAGCAAAGTGACACTTCTAGCCCTGCAGCTTCATCCATCTGGAATAAAGCTGGCTTCTTTGGCAAACAACAACAGCAACCTGATTTCACAACTGGGATTTCAGAAACCAGCACTGATCATCATCATCAGAACAATCTAATGGTTGGAGGATCTGCacatcatcatcaccaccatCAACAATCCAATGGTTGGCCagagaataataataataacaggTTTATGGTGGATGATTCTTCTCTGAGGTGTGTGTTTCCATGCGAAGGAAATGAGAGGCCAAGTCAAGGCCTTTCACTCTCTCTCAGCTCAAATAATCCTTCCTCTATTGGGTTGCAGTCCTTTGAGCTCAGACAGACCAACCATCATCAGCCACATCAACAAAACCATCAGGATGATGGTGAGGATGATCACATGAGGTTTATGCAAGATGGGTTCTTGGGAAAAGCTGCTTCTCATGCTTCTGCTTCTGGGGCAAGCAGTCTTCATCATGAAGGGCTTTTCCAGTTGAGGAACTCGAAGTACCTGGGCCCTGCCCAGCAGCTTCTCAATGAGTTCTGCAGCCTTGGAACAAAGCTAACAACTGCTGATACACAAAAGCAAAAGCCCCACAAAAACAAACAGTGGGGAGAACAAGAGGACAATGGCAGTACTAGCTCTTCAAGAAACAAACAACAATCCAACATCTACTCCCTTGAATTTGTGGAGTTGCAGAAGCGAAAAAACAGACTGCTATCAATGCTTGAAGAA GTGGAGAGGAGGTATAAGAACTACTGCGATCAAATGAAGGCGGTGGTGTCATCGTTCGAAGCAGTGGCAGGAGCCGGGGCTGCCACTGTGTACTCCGCCTTGGCGGCAAAGGCCATGTCAAGACATTTCAGGAGCTTGAAAGATGGGATTGTGAGTCAGATTCAGGTCACAAGAAAGGCCATGGGAGAGAAGGACCCGGTGTCTCCCGGAGCAACGAGAGGGGAGACTCCGAGGCTTCGGATTCTCGATCAAACACTTCGACAGCAGAGAGCGTTTCAGCAGATGAACATGATGGAAAGCCATCCCTGGAGACCCCAACGTGGCCTCCCTGAGAGATCAGTATCCGTTCTCCGAGCTTGGCTctttgaacactttcttcatcc GTACCCGAGCGATGTCGATAAGCATATCTTAGCCCGCCAAACGGGTCTCTCAAGAAGCCAG GTCTCCAATTGGTTCATTAACGCTAGAGTTAGGCTTTGGAAGCCAATGGTTGAAGAAATGTACATGGAAGAAACAAAGGAGCGTGAAAACAACAACAGCATTACCTCCTCAGATGGTATCGCGACGGACCCCAGCCCGCATCAGTCCCGGCCCGAAGATGAAAAACCGACACATGATCAACTTGTTCGAATAGACTCCGAGTGCCTCTCCTCCATCATCACCAACCCGGAGAAGAATCAATACTCTAGAAGCAGCAAAAGTACCATCTTAAGTCACCGCATGCACCCGCAACAAAGTTTTGGGAGGGTAAATGAGTCATTCGGGACCATGGAGTTGGACTTTTCGTCTTATAATCATCACCAGCAACACTCTGGAGGGACGGTTTCTTATGCTAATGATCAGCATCACAACCCAAATCAGGGTTTCAATGGTGGTGGCGGTGTGTCGTTGACATTAGGGTTGCAGCAGCACGATGGAAATGGGGTGAGCTTAGCATTCTCTCCTGCTTCACAGAGCTCTCTATTTTACCCTAGAGATCATGCTGAAGAATGTCAACCGGTTCAGTACTCGCTATTAGATGGGGAAGGTCAGAATAATTTGCCTTACAGAAATTTGATGGGGGCACAGTTGCTACATGACTTGGCAGGGTAG